The following nucleotide sequence is from Cydia pomonella isolate Wapato2018A chromosome 6, ilCydPomo1, whole genome shotgun sequence.
TAAAAGGAAAAATCATCATATAATTCGTAAAAAATGTAAGACATGAGGGACATTTATACGAAAAGGTGCCTTAAAAATAGGTGGTATTCCTAAGCTTTTATTGCTCTTCGGAGTAATTTAGTTGCTAGTTATCAATGCTCAGTAGATTATGTACCTTTATAAACGACTCATTTTTGAGTTGACCGActgattttagttttaagtgttAGATGCTCTAAAGACTAAAGTTTATTGGATCGTTATAATACGAGTAGGTTTAGACGTTACATTTCGAGAGCGCGTTTACTTTGCCTAAGAAAGACAAAGTGTAGTGTTATAGACAAAACGTACGATACGCGTGAAATTGTTACGAATCGTCTAATATCAAAATGACTGTTTGGTACTTAAAGCCTGCGCGTCTCTCGGACATGCtagtaaaattcatttttgaatGAGACTTTTTCATGCTCTAGTTATGTACTACAATTACCTGTaccagtatttatttttctaagtaATCAATGAATCTCTTCAAATTGTTGCATCTTATCTACCTCCTTTACTTCTTAGTACATAAAATCGGATGAATCCTAACTTTAGCTTAAGTTATTTGTGATAATTTGGAACTAACATGTATTGCAACTTGAACTTACTAGAATTGAAGTTCTATATGATGTTCAGTTTGTTAAATTGAAGTGTATAGTGTACAAAGTGCTCGATcttgtcaaaatatttattgtgaaatataaaatataaccatAAAATGAGATTTGgataacataaaaattaattttatttcatacccAAATTTTAGAAGTATTATGACAAGTATTTCATTAATATTACAAATGCGTATTGTGTTCCCACCTTATTCAGTCGCTTTTTCAACTCCTTCCAATCAATTTCATCTTGAATGAGTAATAAGACACTGCAAAGACGAGAATTACAGCAGTCACCGCAATGGTTGTTTCTTTTGGtaaaccacatttatttactgcGTAGGCATGTGGTGATATAGTGACCTAAAAACAAAAAGATGGTTAAGAGTTTATCCAGTAAacgggtcaaaattattttcgttgtcttgttttttgtatgagatgaaatttattacaagcttttatttaacttgccccgttagtatgtatgggacaaatcttgcaagttaaatttgacccacttcctggtttccgatgaagctgaaaatttgcatacatatgtaagtcgggtgacaatgcaatattatggtaccatcaagctgtactgatgatggagacaggaggtagccataggaactctgtgataaaacaacgcaacctaattgtgtttggggtttttagaattgtctcgatgagtattagttgcctgtggaaaaaaagcgTGTACCAAAAATGCAATTtctgccaaaaacttattttttaatttttttcatgtaaattataatctatAGAAGACAaatacaagtgtgacagagtggtcagaaacaagacaacgaaaataattttgacccaaacACCGTCTCTTGTTAAATAAAACTAGTCCAATACCAATACAATGAGATGACACGCCCAAGTGTAGGCAGCATAAATAGGTATTTCAGCGGCCGTAGTTGAAAGATCCACTAAGCTATATTAATTACTCGGTTACAGGTGCACCAAGAGTTGAATTAATCAGAAATTCAGTGCCGAAATCTGTATTCTCTGTGGTAGCAGTATAAATTGAGATATCTATTGTATGACCAAATTTTTCTGTATAAAATATAGGTGCAATTGCCATTAGTAAAAAATCAGCATTATCGTTGCTTATCTACTTGCAAGCTTACGTATCTATCTGCAATCCTGCTCATACGACTATACCAGTATATATTTAGGGTCAGGTCTGTTGCTCCATGAAAGTGAAAGCACcgaatcttcttcctcgcgttgtcccggcattttgccacggctcctgGGACTCTGGGGTTCGTTTGACAACtgatccccagaattggcgtaggcactagtttttacgaaagcaaagagaattaagaagaccaagagtgctcactccatacaacggttttgttaccaaaaatactatgaaGTATATTAATTTCgaagtctacatctagcgtcaagtagcggaactctcagtactgctagatgtagactacgaaaataatagtattttggtaacaaaaccgttgtatggagtgagcactcttagtcttcttaattctctttgaaaaaagcgactgccatctgaccttccaacccagagggtaaaatacgccttattgggattagtccggtttcctcacgatgttttccttcaccgaaaagcgactgatcaaatgatatttcgtacataggttccgaagaactcattgatacgagccagggtttgaacccgcgacctccggattgaaagtcgcacgatcttaccgctaggccaccagcgcttatctAGCAGTGAAAGCAAGGAATGTTCATAAAAAATGAGGTTTTAAAAGTAAcgccgtttttttttcttcctcctCTAGTTCCTCAAgtgtacttaatataataattatgaacaAGACTTAATATCATACCAGCATATATTTAGGGTCAGGTCTGTTCCTCCATGAAAAAGATGGCACAGAATATTCATAAAAATCGATGTCTTTTCTATCATCCTTATGATGCACTAAACACCCATGGTGGGTGTGTCCGCCGAACACAGCTCGCGGCTTGAACTTTCTTGTAAGATAGTCTGTTGCCTCCCGTGATAAGGCATCTATTTTATTCCtgaattttttatttcttaacgGCAAAGGTGGAGCATCAGGTTCTGTACATTGTGCGTCTGATGTTCTAAATAAAGGAAAGTGCTGGAAAGAAAggcattcatattttttattgcaatggtAACATATCAAAACTTACtacataagtacctaatatgAAAGTAATACATACTTGCATAAATATTGGTTGACTATAGGTGAAATTTGGAATTTCAGTGCACTCACTAGGATTTTTTGAGCATTCCAGTGACTctacaaaagaaaatataagATACACAATTATTGTGAAAAGCGAAAAGAGCTGTTGAAAGCGAAACAAACTCTTACATATTTtgctcatccttttcttttaatattatactcAAGTTGATGTTTAAAGTCAACATTGAATTTAATCTTCTAAAAATGTGGTTTGTTGGTAAGCAAAGTTATCTAAATAACTTCAGAACTGAAAGAGTCCACAGCAAGCTTAgccaaatttcatcttcccatacaaacatagtttcatgctcattttaaaactattacctacgtgttggattgtaactGAACTTTGTACATGAGGTATATCAATGtctttaattagtttatatagctccaggtTATAagacaaacaaaatagagcaaaaacaagttttgtatgaaaaacttacaTTCACTGTATGTTTTTAACTtcggtatctgaagctacataaactaaataCAGGCATAGATgaaccttatcctattgtaagtacaaagtctCAGAGCAATCtactagtcgttttaaaatgagagcgtaactacgtttgtatggaaaaccgaGCTTGCTGTGGACTCTTAACACCCAATTAGGAGCTACGGGTGTGttatgacaaataaaaaaaagcaaattgtgaaataataaacaaatttgacatattaataaaaacttacttgctaTTTTGTCTAATGAAAACCTAGCTTCCCTGCATAAATGACATGAGTCGCCTTCCATTGCCATTGAATTTATGAAGATGAAGTGACTGCCCTTCATTGTAACTAGTTTTACTGAGGATGTGTTGAGTGCCTTGAAAAATCGTTCTGCTGAACCAGGCCGAATACTAAAACATGTAACAAATACATATAGAAATATTTTGCAGCAAGTGTGTGAGCTTTCATTTAGTATCAATTTTGTAAGAACATTAATGGTAtatctatgtataaataaacaaacaaaaacatgttAATGATTAGGTTTATTTAATAGGTAAGAAACATACTTATAATGAAATCCTATATCATGGTTTCCTACTATAACCTGCATGGTTACACCAACATCAACTGTAAATAATTTGTGGAACCTTTTCACATAGTCTTGAAATTGTTTCTCATTGGTCCATTCACCTTCATCAAAAAGATCTCCTGGAAGCCAAAAATTATCTGTTATACAGTTAATATCTAAAATTTTCCTATTCAAAACTTTATATGTTTATCTATATCACCAACTCATAATGCCCATTGtcctatttattttgatttcaatATATCATTATGTTTTTACTCGttacggaacaatggtgttccagaCATATGGCAGGCGTGCAGGGAACCAAAGCTAACCTAGACCACCTTAGAGGTCATTTTGTCACTTCAATGAGATGTAAGGGCCAAGCAGATGCTGCCCTTATCTGTGTAATGGGATgaacgcagaggcagcacctgCCAGGACTATTGAGAGATCTTATGTTATTATTGGCATTGTTCACCAAATAGGTATAGTTTaaacattcactgccagacaaaaaattaaacagtACTAAGCAGGTTGGCCAGGCTACCTCAAGATCAATACTGCAGGCTACCTAATGGCTGTGCCAAGTTTCATAATTAAACGATTACCTTTATTTTGTTAGTTCTTAGTCTTTCCACTATGAAACACATTTACAAAGCCATTTTGATGTAAGCATAAATAACATAAACTTAGATAATTTTTGATATCAAGGTATTCAAAGCGGCTTGAAATGGTTATCAAAACACCATTAGGTTGTAAAAGATACATTGGATTGTGTAACTTACGACATAACAAAATGTCTAAATAccaagtataataattaaaacttctTAGCTGGTGTAGCTCTGCTAGTAGTATTGATGTGCGCCTGCTAGGAGGGCTCTATGGCTACCCTTTGCAACAACCCACCAGTGGGTTGTCTGGTATCTGAGTAAAAACTACAAGTGTCCACTAGGTAGGtttctggcagtgaatgtgttaaaatgtatgtactAAAAAATCTACAGTTAAAAGAAAAGGTATAGTAAATATGCTATGTGGcttacatttttgaatttttcctGTACATACTACAACTTGTGTGGCCAGGTAAAACTTTATTCAGATTATCAAGTTCTCATAAGCCTAAAACTAGTTTCAGCCTGAAAAGTGATCTGTGTTGTATCACATCATTACAGTATCAATTAAAGTTAACAGGATGTAATTAGGTACCCACATGTAATCTTATTTTTATACCAACCTAATATAAATACTGTTTCTGGTTGATGTAAAGTCATTATAGACTGAAAAGCTTGATGCATCTGCCATTCACGTCTCCATTTATCAAGCCAATGGCCCCGGTATGGTCCTAATAGGTGAGTGTCCGCTATGACTAAAGCCTTTAATTCATCAGGCCTTCCTGATGTGGATAATTCTGGCCAAGAACACtgaaaaagaaaccaaaaagaGTAAAATTGCCTCTTTAtgttaaaatagaaataaacagtAAACAAAACCACTCACCTGTACTGtaacaacataataaataagaaattcgcAATAAATCACAACAAACACTAGGCCGATAAAAAATGTTAACAATTTCTTAGTAACACGCCGCATTATTTTAACAATTTCAACAAATTACACTGGCAAAACGATTGCTTTGATACATCTCGTGAAGTTCATCAGTTTTATTAGACataatatatatctaaaaaACTTTATCTCGGCATAAAAGTTTATCTGTTCTACTTTGATTCTACTTCACGGACAGCGACTGTAACTGACAGCTGTCATTCGATATGATTACAATCATAGATGGTAGGACCAACTAGATGTGCTACACGCATGCGCCGGTAaaggacagaacatacgcaatgcgccaaattaaaaacacgttttaacattcctgacagcagaccaaaaacaacctacgtaatttggtcgggttatttgttgcccaccatggtatactaaaatttacggaggggaataaaaaccgggcaagtgcgagtcggactcgcgcccgaagggttccgtaacattatttataaaagaggcaaaaaaaatatgtttgttgtatgggagccccccttaaatattgattttattctgtttttagtatttgttgttatagcggcaacagaaatacatcatctgtgaaaatttcaactgtctagctatcacggttcttgagatacagcctggtaacagacggacggacggacagcgaagtctcagtaatagacTCGTGCGCGtgataaggcgcgaaggcgtgaacaatctgcgaaatcacTCGCactcgcggcttcgcgcctcgattcgcgcacgagtgtggagggccctttagtgagagtaaaagagaaagatcaccgcaatttgcgaatttcggttttcgccgTAGGCCCCTAGAGTCATAGTCATAAACCGGggttagaaatgtagttaacaagatgtcactataaaatttatacaatttaaaggcatgaatacaacattaagaaggttgcatatatCTCGTATGTcaaaatttatctttattcataatgttgcTACCcagcaactgttgtttactgtcaaaaaaaatgtaaacagatATGATTTATATGAACTTATTGTTTTTCTATTGATTTTAAAGTGCAGAGCAGAGCAGAGTAAAATCGAAGCAAGCATTAAACACTTGTCAAATTCACGTAGGGAAATTAGAATCCCAATAGTCCCAATGTTACAAAACCTGGAGGTTTATAGTAAATTGTAGGAGAGGCCGtaaaaaccgctcaaagatggacgagtgagctcaaataatacgagtccatctttagcgtttccggccgaggcattacatagtgcttttcacaactactgcgaggaaattaaaaaaaaacatttgcataactataagtacttcaatatacttaaattaatacatatttatattggcgtgaggacaatagggttgtttccaattttttgaaacgcttgtattacgttctatattaactaaaagttgccctaaaattcaacttttatactaaaaacggctttaaatatggtaaattaacaaaatatattttgacagatgctttcgcgcccaaaacgctctttgaaaattgtgtgacgtcacagtttacggtttgacacataactacatacacacgctagaagatacgaactgtcaactgacatttgttgtttatcgcctaactgtcaacagtgtcaatccgagagttgtcacgtcatcagaatcttcaataacgtttcgagtttggtcacgtgacgtgtgccaaaagatattttaaattcaatatttacaaaaatatggacaTTACAGGTCTCCTAAAAGTACTTTAACATGTTCTTTTAATCCAAAAGAtattattgggatacaattctgccctaagatttgtagatggaaacaaccctattgggtacttgacacatgttgaatattataacaaaatttaggtAAATGGATGGAAAATGAGTCATCAACAGTGATCGGATTTTCCAGTGCAACACCGTGGGATACCAAATAGAAAACGTAATATGACCAAAATTCCCGGAtttagtttgaaaaaaaaaatcgatatgaTAGGTATAC
It contains:
- the LOC133519056 gene encoding metallophosphoesterase 1 homolog — encoded protein: MRRVTKKLLTFFIGLVFVVIYCEFLIYYVVTVQCSWPELSTSGRPDELKALVIADTHLLGPYRGHWLDKWRREWQMHQAFQSIMTLHQPETVFILGDLFDEGEWTNEKQFQDYVKRFHKLFTVDVGVTMQVIVGNHDIGFHYNIRPGSAERFFKALNTSSVKLVTMKGSHFIFINSMAMEGDSCHLCREARFSLDKIAKSLECSKNPSECTEIPNFTYSQPIFMQHFPLFRTSDAQCTEPDAPPLPLRNKKFRNKIDALSREATDYLTRKFKPRAVFGGHTHHGCLVHHKDDRKDIDFYEYSVPSFSWRNRPDPKYMLVTISPHAYAVNKCGLPKETTIAVTAVILVFAVSYYSFKMKLIGRS